A region from the Polaribacter sp. Hel1_33_78 genome encodes:
- a CDS encoding YceI family protein — MKLLYTILCCSFFVAVTNSQDRYLTKNGAINFYSKAPMEDITADNNQVLSIIDASKGKMAIQILMKSFLFEKALMQEHFNENYVESDTYPKATFKGTILNFDTINATASKQQVKGMLTIHGVTKEITIDANFTKTDALILVDGNFIIEVDDFNIQIPAVVAKNIAKKIKVSFDFNHKPYKK, encoded by the coding sequence ATGAAACTACTTTATACAATTTTGTGCTGCTCATTCTTTGTAGCAGTAACCAACAGTCAAGACCGATATTTAACAAAAAATGGTGCTATTAACTTTTATTCTAAAGCACCAATGGAAGATATCACAGCAGATAATAATCAAGTATTAAGTATTATTGATGCCTCAAAAGGTAAAATGGCAATTCAAATACTAATGAAATCATTCTTATTTGAAAAAGCGTTAATGCAAGAACACTTTAATGAGAATTATGTGGAGTCGGATACATATCCAAAAGCCACTTTTAAAGGGACTATTTTAAATTTTGATACTATTAATGCAACTGCAAGTAAGCAGCAAGTAAAAGGGATGTTAACCATTCATGGGGTTACTAAGGAAATTACAATTGATGCTAATTTCACAAAAACAGATGCATTGATTTTAGTAGATGGCAATTTTATTATTGAAGTTGATGATTTTAACATACAAATTCCCGCAGTAGTTGCTAAAAATATTGCTAAAAAAATAAAAGTGAGTTTCGACTTTAATCATAAACCTTACAAGAAGTAG
- a CDS encoding DUF5777 family beta-barrel protein: protein MKKLFAIFLISISISAYSQDDLLDILNEETPENVTEDIVTATFKGTRILNGHSIQNRKDKELEFIISHRFGAINLGFDELFGLDQSNIRFALEYGVTDNLTMGLGRSSFEKTFDSFFKYSLVKQRKGANYFPLAISLFGSIAAKTQDEQFPLIKRTFSENLSYVGQVLIARKFNSSFSMQLTPTFIHRNTVRVEEDPHSIFALGFGSRIKLSKRVSLNSEYYLAFDESTSINAKNSLAFGVDIETGGHVFQLILSNAITMIEKSFIAENTGDFFGGDIHFGFNISRTF, encoded by the coding sequence ATGAAAAAATTATTCGCTATTTTTCTAATTTCGATAAGTATATCAGCATACAGTCAAGACGATTTGTTAGATATTTTAAATGAGGAAACTCCAGAAAATGTCACTGAAGATATTGTGACAGCAACGTTTAAAGGGACAAGAATTTTAAACGGACATTCCATACAAAACAGGAAGGATAAAGAGTTAGAATTTATAATTTCGCATAGATTTGGAGCCATTAATTTAGGATTCGATGAACTTTTTGGGTTAGATCAATCTAATATTCGTTTTGCATTAGAATATGGGGTAACTGATAATTTAACCATGGGTTTAGGAAGAAGTAGTTTTGAAAAAACTTTTGATTCTTTTTTTAAATATAGTTTGGTAAAACAAAGAAAAGGAGCAAATTATTTCCCTTTAGCTATCTCACTTTTTGGAAGTATTGCAGCAAAAACACAAGATGAACAATTTCCTCTGATAAAAAGAACTTTTTCTGAAAACCTATCCTATGTAGGTCAAGTTTTAATTGCAAGAAAGTTCAACTCCTCTTTTTCAATGCAATTAACACCAACGTTTATTCATAGAAATACGGTTAGAGTGGAAGAAGATCCACATAGCATTTTTGCATTGGGTTTTGGAAGTCGAATAAAACTGAGCAAACGAGTTTCATTGAATAGTGAATATTACCTTGCATTTGATGAATCTACATCTATAAATGCTAAAAATTCTTTGGCTTTTGGTGTAGATATTGAAACTGGAGGACATGTTTTTCAGTTAATTTTATCAAACGCAATTACCATGATCGAAAAAAGTTTTATTGCCGAAAACACTGGAGATTTCTTCGGAGGAGATATTCACTTTGGTTTCAATATTTCAAGAACCTTTTAA
- a CDS encoding acyl-CoA thioesterase: protein MSETKKQFKHINESQVIITQLMLPSHSNFSGKIHGGHILNLMDQIAFACASKHSGNYCVTASVNKVDFLHPIEVGELVTLKASINYSGRTSMVVGLRVESENIRTGEKKHCNSSYFTMVAKDDHGKSTLIPGIILTTKDEIRRFARSIKRQEESRNRTSRFSSSVFKVETYLHLFKNSNSKITLLEKE from the coding sequence ATGTCTGAAACAAAAAAGCAATTTAAGCACATTAATGAATCTCAAGTTATAATTACACAGTTAATGTTACCATCACATTCTAATTTTAGCGGAAAAATACATGGAGGTCATATTTTAAATTTAATGGATCAAATTGCCTTTGCATGCGCTTCCAAACATTCTGGAAATTATTGTGTAACAGCTTCTGTAAATAAAGTTGATTTTTTACACCCAATTGAAGTGGGTGAATTAGTTACCCTAAAAGCATCTATCAATTATTCAGGAAGAACTTCAATGGTTGTAGGCTTAAGAGTAGAATCTGAAAATATTAGAACTGGTGAAAAAAAGCATTGTAATTCTTCTTATTTTACGATGGTTGCAAAAGATGATCATGGAAAAAGTACTTTAATCCCTGGTATTATTTTAACTACAAAAGACGAAATTAGACGGTTTGCAAGAAGTATAAAAAGGCAAGAAGAAAGTAGAAATAGAACTTCTCGTTTTAGTAGTTCAGTTTTTAAAGTTGAAACATATTTACATTTATTCAAAAATAGTAATTCAAAAATCACTCTTTTGGAAAAGGAATAG
- a CDS encoding T9SS type A sorting domain-containing protein — MKTTLLLFFTFISFGLSAQTTHNLGWSFNSANQEITIDVGDTVVWTWEGSGTHNLLKLTGPETGFGIDAVRYAAGHSYSYTFTTAGVNTYECAPHPASMFGKVTVTGATAGISDSQLLNFSMYPNPVSDQLIIQLPTGSEKAEVGVFDYTGRLVKSKTITSNNNSINVQKLSNGIYMIRVSSNAKIGAQQFIKN; from the coding sequence ATGAAAACAACATTACTTTTATTTTTTACTTTTATTTCTTTTGGGCTGTCTGCTCAAACAACACACAATTTAGGTTGGTCATTCAATAGTGCTAATCAAGAAATCACCATTGATGTTGGTGATACTGTAGTTTGGACTTGGGAAGGCTCTGGAACTCATAATTTACTTAAATTAACTGGGCCAGAAACTGGATTTGGTATTGATGCGGTGAGATATGCTGCAGGGCATTCATATTCTTATACATTTACTACAGCAGGTGTTAATACTTACGAATGTGCTCCTCATCCTGCCAGTATGTTCGGTAAAGTAACAGTAACAGGAGCTACAGCTGGAATTAGTGATAGCCAATTATTAAATTTTAGTATGTATCCAAATCCAGTTTCAGATCAGTTAATTATTCAATTACCAACTGGTTCAGAAAAAGCGGAGGTTGGTGTTTTTGACTACACAGGAAGATTAGTGAAATCGAAAACGATCACATCAAATAATAATAGTATAAATGTTCAGAAATTATCAAATGGAATCTATATGATTAGAGTGTCTTCTAATGCTAAAATTGGAGCACAACAATTTATTAAAAATTAA
- a CDS encoding GlmU family protein, with translation MNYILFDGSVRNSLLPFTYTKPVADIRIGILTIREKWEKYLSLTTTTVTEEYLEEKYPMVELEQNVLINASFCPTKSLVEKVKNLSKNEAIFKGEDVIAFFTSDSQEEVNFDDYTQIEFDEDILQIKNTWDIFSLNDKAIQEDFELITEGRTSEPIPAGVQYINKENIFIEEGAKLTFAFLNATDGPIYVGKDAEIMEGCVVRGALAMCEHSVLKLGTKIYGATTLGPYCKVGGEVNNSVLMGYSSKGHDGFLGNSVLGEWCNLGADTNNSNLKNNYAEVKLWNYETGRFAKTGLQFCGLMMGDHSKCGINTMFNTGTVIGVSVNIFGPGFPRNFVPSFSWGGASGFTEYKTNKVFEVADVVMKRRNLVFDAIEERILKHVFEETKQYRNY, from the coding sequence ATGAATTATATACTTTTTGATGGTAGTGTTAGAAATTCACTACTACCTTTTACTTATACCAAACCTGTAGCAGATATTCGTATTGGAATTTTAACCATTAGAGAAAAATGGGAAAAATATTTAAGCCTAACAACCACAACAGTAACAGAAGAATATTTAGAGGAAAAATATCCAATGGTGGAATTGGAACAGAATGTTTTAATAAATGCTTCCTTTTGTCCAACAAAAAGTTTGGTTGAAAAAGTGAAAAACTTATCAAAAAATGAGGCCATTTTTAAAGGTGAAGATGTCATTGCTTTTTTTACATCTGATTCTCAAGAAGAAGTAAATTTTGATGACTATACTCAAATTGAGTTTGATGAAGACATTCTTCAAATAAAAAATACTTGGGATATTTTTTCATTAAATGACAAAGCGATTCAAGAAGATTTTGAATTGATTACAGAAGGAAGAACTTCAGAGCCAATTCCGGCAGGTGTTCAATACATAAATAAAGAAAACATATTTATTGAAGAAGGAGCAAAGCTTACATTTGCTTTTTTAAATGCAACTGATGGACCGATTTACGTCGGTAAAGATGCAGAAATTATGGAAGGTTGTGTTGTACGAGGAGCTTTAGCAATGTGCGAACATTCTGTATTAAAATTAGGAACAAAAATTTATGGAGCTACCACTTTAGGACCTTATTGTAAAGTAGGAGGTGAGGTAAATAATTCAGTTCTAATGGGATATTCTAGCAAGGGGCATGATGGTTTTTTAGGGAATTCTGTTCTGGGAGAATGGTGTAATTTAGGCGCAGATACAAACAATTCGAATCTTAAAAATAATTATGCAGAAGTAAAATTATGGAATTATGAAACCGGCCGTTTTGCAAAAACAGGATTACAATTTTGTGGATTAATGATGGGTGATCATTCTAAATGTGGCATTAATACAATGTTCAATACAGGGACTGTAATAGGGGTTTCTGTCAATATTTTTGGCCCTGGATTTCCTAGAAATTTTGTACCATCTTTCAGTTGGGGAGGCGCGTCAGGGTTTACAGAGTATAAAACCAATAAAGTTTTTGAAGTTGCAGATGTTGTTATGAAACGAAGAAATTTAGTTTTTGATGCTATAGAGGAACGAATTTTAAAGCACGTTTTTGAGGAAACTAAACAGTATAGAAATTATTAA
- a CDS encoding molybdopterin-dependent oxidoreductase: MSEITKYRTCHLCEAMCGVEIILKKNKIKKISGDKKDPFSKGHICPKAIGLKDIHEDPNRLKKPLKKVGKNWIEISWDQAINEVSEKLHQIQEQHGKNAIAIYSGNPSVHNLGTILGAPLFYKTIKSKNVFSATSADQLAHHLAAATMFGHSNLLPVPDLHRTHHWLILGGNPMVSNGSMMTAPNARKLIKDIKLKGKVVVIDPRFSETAKKASEHHFIKPASDIWLLLAMIKIILDEKLITLNHLENYVSTKELSVLKALLQNLDLDYVAAKTGIKNETISLITKDFINAKSASIYGRLGLSTVEYGSLSIWAINILNILSGNFDTPGGIMFPKPAIRVVNTKKPVLKFNRWQSTVRKLPEFNGELPVSTLAEEIFNKKESKINALITVCGNPVLSTPNGKQLEKAIDSLDFMVSVDIYLNETTKNADYILPPATALEVSHYDYIFNNLAIRNTTKYSEPIIAKSKDALYDFDIFKRLTISLLKKHKKTDQTLQQIGMFKNLTLNYLLDSGLKKGCYNLDLEKLKQHPNGIDLGSLKPRIEDVLLFENKKIRLLSDIYIHEINKLLKSKKTISNTLSLIGRRNLRSNNSWMHNSKSLMKGSNICNLIIHPNDAMKRNITSGDLVEITSRVGSVRITADVNDEICESVISIPHGWGHHRKGIKLDIAAANPGVSINDLTDDQFVEELTGVAIFSGIDVEVTLCK, from the coding sequence ATGTCTGAAATTACAAAATATAGAACTTGTCATCTTTGTGAAGCAATGTGTGGTGTAGAAATCATACTTAAAAAAAACAAAATTAAAAAAATATCTGGTGATAAAAAAGACCCATTTAGCAAAGGTCATATTTGCCCAAAAGCCATAGGTTTAAAAGATATTCACGAAGACCCTAATAGATTAAAGAAACCCTTAAAAAAGGTAGGTAAAAATTGGATTGAAATTTCATGGGATCAAGCAATTAATGAGGTTTCAGAAAAATTACATCAAATTCAAGAACAGCATGGTAAAAATGCTATCGCAATCTACAGTGGAAATCCTTCAGTACATAATTTAGGAACTATTCTTGGTGCTCCTCTATTTTACAAAACTATAAAATCAAAAAATGTATTTTCTGCAACCTCTGCAGATCAACTAGCACATCATTTAGCAGCTGCAACTATGTTTGGGCATTCAAATTTATTACCAGTACCAGATTTACACAGAACGCATCATTGGCTAATTTTAGGCGGAAATCCAATGGTTTCTAATGGAAGTATGATGACTGCACCAAATGCAAGAAAATTAATAAAAGATATTAAGCTAAAAGGAAAAGTAGTAGTTATTGACCCTCGTTTTAGTGAAACCGCAAAAAAAGCCAGTGAACATCATTTTATAAAACCAGCATCAGATATTTGGCTATTATTAGCAATGATTAAAATAATTTTAGATGAGAAACTGATTACATTAAATCATCTAGAAAACTATGTTTCAACCAAAGAATTAAGCGTGTTAAAAGCTTTGTTACAAAATTTAGATTTAGATTATGTTGCAGCAAAAACAGGTATTAAAAATGAAACAATATCTTTAATTACTAAAGATTTTATCAACGCGAAATCTGCTTCGATATACGGAAGGTTAGGTTTAAGTACTGTAGAATATGGGTCTTTAAGTATTTGGGCAATAAATATATTAAACATTTTAAGTGGTAATTTTGATACACCTGGAGGCATAATGTTCCCGAAACCTGCAATTAGAGTTGTAAATACCAAAAAACCAGTTTTAAAATTTAATAGATGGCAATCTACCGTTAGAAAATTACCTGAATTTAACGGTGAATTGCCCGTGAGTACTTTAGCTGAAGAAATTTTCAATAAAAAAGAATCTAAAATTAATGCACTTATTACGGTTTGTGGTAATCCTGTTTTATCGACACCTAATGGAAAACAATTAGAAAAAGCTATCGATAGTTTAGATTTTATGGTTTCCGTGGATATCTATTTAAATGAAACCACAAAAAATGCTGACTATATTTTACCTCCAGCAACAGCATTAGAAGTTTCACATTATGATTATATTTTTAACAATTTAGCCATAAGGAATACTACAAAATATAGCGAACCCATTATAGCAAAATCTAAAGATGCTTTGTATGATTTTGATATTTTTAAAAGATTAACCATTTCACTACTAAAAAAGCACAAAAAGACAGACCAAACACTTCAGCAAATAGGAATGTTTAAAAATTTAACTTTAAACTATTTATTAGATAGTGGCCTAAAAAAAGGCTGTTATAATTTAGATTTAGAAAAACTTAAACAACATCCTAATGGCATAGATTTAGGTTCTTTAAAACCTAGAATAGAAGATGTTTTATTATTCGAAAATAAAAAAATTAGACTTTTATCCGATATCTATATTCACGAAATTAATAAATTATTAAAAAGTAAAAAAACCATATCAAATACTTTAAGCTTAATAGGAAGAAGAAACCTTAGAAGTAATAATAGCTGGATGCATAATAGTAAAAGTTTAATGAAGGGGTCTAATATTTGTAATCTCATAATTCATCCAAATGATGCCATGAAAAGAAACATTACTAGCGGAGATTTAGTAGAAATAACTTCTAGAGTTGGTTCTGTAAGAATTACGGCAGATGTAAATGATGAAATTTGCGAAAGTGTAATTAGCATTCCTCATGGTTGGGGACACCACAGGAAAGGCATTAAATTAGATATTGCAGCTGCAAACCCGGGTGTTAGTATTAATGATTTAACAGATGATCAATTCGTAGAAGAATTGACTGGAGTAGCTATTTTTAGCGGTATAGATGTTGAAGTTACTTTATGTAAATAA
- a CDS encoding head GIN domain-containing protein — protein sequence MFKKTTLTLLLLTITVSINAQDWWGNSKKIKGNGNIVTLNRTTSGYDGLSVGGSFDIILVKGKEGKITIEGEENIIPHIITEVKNNTLKIKYEKNINVRTTKKLTITVTYESLDKISLGGSGNITNQGIIKNQDLAVSLGGSGNITLHVDTDEMKSSIGGSGNIKLFGKSNEFTCSIAGSGSIEAYELNTDILNANIAGSGSIKATVKTKIKAKVVGSGNIYYKGNPKDVDSKSVGSGDVIERN from the coding sequence ATGTTTAAAAAAACTACACTTACATTACTACTCCTAACAATTACTGTATCTATCAATGCACAAGATTGGTGGGGAAATAGTAAAAAAATTAAAGGAAATGGAAATATTGTTACTTTAAACAGAACTACTTCAGGTTATGATGGGCTTTCTGTTGGTGGTTCTTTTGACATAATTCTTGTAAAAGGAAAAGAAGGTAAAATAACTATTGAAGGTGAAGAAAACATTATCCCTCACATAATAACTGAAGTAAAAAATAATACTTTAAAAATAAAATATGAAAAAAACATAAATGTAAGAACTACCAAAAAGTTAACGATTACGGTTACTTATGAAAGTTTAGACAAAATTTCTTTGGGTGGTTCTGGAAACATCACAAATCAAGGCATCATAAAAAACCAGGATTTAGCAGTTTCTTTAGGCGGCTCTGGAAACATTACTTTACATGTTGATACTGATGAAATGAAATCATCAATTGGTGGTTCTGGAAACATTAAATTATTTGGAAAATCTAATGAATTTACATGTTCAATTGCGGGATCTGGAAGTATAGAGGCCTATGAACTAAATACTGATATTCTAAATGCAAATATTGCGGGATCTGGAAGTATAAAAGCTACCGTTAAAACTAAAATTAAAGCAAAAGTAGTGGGTTCTGGAAATATTTATTACAAAGGAAACCCTAAAGATGTGGATAGTAAATCTGTGGGTTCTGGTGACGTAATTGAAAGAAATTAA
- a CDS encoding RNA polymerase sigma factor — translation METSQPHITNLIKRCKKSDKNAQLDLYKAYYQAMYNTAHRILKDNFEAEDIMQEAFLTAFTKLHTFKGEVTFGAWLKRIVINKSLTQLKKNNRYQEVKMEVITNDKITDEVIDYKGLNPKNVLNTLQSLKDNYRLVLTLNLIEGYDYEEIAQILNYTNENVRTTVSRAKKKLKQILLTESIKTQAYGR, via the coding sequence TTGGAAACTAGTCAACCACATATAACCAACCTTATAAAACGCTGCAAAAAATCGGATAAAAATGCGCAGTTAGATTTATATAAAGCTTACTATCAAGCAATGTATAATACTGCACATAGAATTTTAAAAGATAATTTTGAAGCTGAAGACATTATGCAAGAAGCTTTTTTAACGGCTTTTACAAAATTGCATACATTTAAAGGTGAAGTAACTTTCGGTGCCTGGTTAAAACGAATTGTGATTAATAAAAGTTTAACACAGTTAAAAAAAAACAATCGGTATCAAGAAGTAAAAATGGAAGTTATTACCAATGATAAAATTACAGATGAAGTAATCGATTATAAAGGCTTAAATCCTAAAAATGTTTTAAATACCTTACAAAGCTTAAAAGATAATTATAGATTAGTACTCACCCTTAATTTAATTGAAGGTTATGATTATGAAGAAATCGCACAAATTTTAAATTATACAAATGAGAACGTGAGAACTACCGTTTCTAGAGCAAAGAAAAAATTGAAGCAAATATTACTTACAGAAAGCATAAAAACTCAAGCGTATGGAAGATAA
- the lon gene encoding endopeptidase La, with translation MTDIQKMSKTKIIKLDSLSFQNIMNEDAELIPLMTPEDEEIINKESVPAMLPILPLRNTVLFPGVVIPITAGRDKSIQLIKDANKGDKIIGVVAQKNEEEEDPGLKDIHTTGVVAQILRVLKMPDGNTTVIIQGKKRFEIDQIIQDEPYLKATVKEAVDDRSIEDKKEFDAIIDSIKEQALEVIKENPMLPSEASFAIKNIQSNSFLVNFIASNMDLSVMHKQVILEKDNLKERALLTLKNLNKELQKLQLRNDIQSKTREDLDQQQREYYLNQQLKTIQEELGGVSNDEELEEMRKQAKKKKWTKEVGETFDKELARLRRMNPQAAEYGVQRSYLELLLELPWGIYSEDKFDLKHATKVLDRDHFGLEKVKERIIEHLAVLKLRGDMKSPIICLYGPPGVGKTSLGKSVAEALGRKYVRMSLGGLRDEAEIRGHRKTYIGAMPGRLIQNLKKSGTSNPVFVLDEIDKLGQSHQGDPSSAMLEVLDPEQNEAFYDNYLEVGYDLSKVLFIATANNLGQIPWALRDRMEIINVSGYTIEEKIEIAKRHLLPKQLKEHGLTTKDIKLGKKQIEQIVEGYTRESGVRGLEKKIAKVVRFAAKSIALEEEYDIAVSSEKIEDILGTPRNRDKFENNDVAGVVTGLAWTQVGGDILFIESILSKGKGTLSITGNLGTVMKESATIALQYIKSNAEEFGIKPEILEKYNVHIHVPEGATPKDGPSAGITMLTSLVSSYTQRKIKNKLAMTGEITLRGKVLPVGGIKEKILAAKRANIKEIILCKDNEKDILEIKESYLKGLTFHYVTDMKEVIELALTKQKVKNAKKLV, from the coding sequence ATGACAGATATACAGAAAATGAGCAAAACAAAGATTATAAAGTTAGACAGTTTGTCGTTTCAAAACATCATGAACGAAGATGCTGAATTAATCCCATTAATGACGCCAGAAGATGAAGAAATCATCAATAAAGAGAGCGTTCCTGCAATGTTGCCAATTCTTCCGTTAAGAAATACCGTTCTATTTCCAGGAGTTGTAATTCCTATTACGGCCGGAAGGGATAAATCCATTCAATTAATTAAAGATGCCAATAAAGGTGATAAAATAATTGGAGTAGTAGCACAAAAAAATGAAGAAGAAGAAGACCCTGGTTTAAAAGATATACATACAACGGGTGTTGTGGCACAAATTTTACGTGTGTTAAAAATGCCTGATGGAAATACAACTGTTATCATTCAGGGAAAAAAACGTTTTGAAATTGATCAAATTATTCAGGATGAACCTTATTTAAAGGCAACTGTAAAAGAAGCTGTAGATGATAGAAGTATTGAAGACAAAAAAGAGTTCGATGCAATTATAGATTCTATTAAAGAACAAGCTTTAGAGGTTATTAAGGAAAACCCAATGTTACCTTCAGAAGCTTCATTCGCGATTAAAAATATTCAATCCAATTCGTTTTTAGTCAATTTTATTGCTTCTAACATGGATTTAAGTGTAATGCATAAACAAGTAATTTTAGAAAAAGACAATCTAAAAGAACGAGCTTTATTAACACTCAAAAACTTAAACAAAGAGCTACAGAAATTACAATTACGTAATGACATTCAATCTAAAACACGTGAAGATTTAGATCAACAACAACGTGAATATTATTTAAATCAGCAGTTAAAAACGATTCAAGAAGAATTAGGAGGCGTTTCTAATGATGAAGAATTGGAAGAAATGCGCAAGCAGGCCAAAAAGAAAAAGTGGACTAAAGAAGTAGGAGAGACCTTTGATAAAGAACTGGCTCGTTTGCGAAGAATGAATCCACAAGCTGCAGAATATGGTGTGCAAAGAAGCTATTTAGAATTATTATTAGAATTACCTTGGGGCATTTATTCTGAAGACAAATTCGATTTGAAGCATGCTACCAAAGTTTTAGATCGAGATCACTTTGGTTTAGAAAAAGTAAAAGAAAGAATTATAGAACACTTAGCTGTTTTAAAATTAAGAGGTGATATGAAATCACCTATTATCTGTTTATATGGCCCTCCAGGAGTTGGTAAAACTTCTTTGGGGAAATCTGTTGCGGAAGCTTTAGGGCGCAAATATGTTAGAATGTCTTTAGGTGGTTTACGTGATGAAGCAGAAATTAGAGGACATAGAAAAACTTATATTGGCGCAATGCCGGGTCGTTTAATTCAGAATTTAAAAAAATCAGGAACTTCAAACCCTGTTTTTGTGTTAGACGAAATAGATAAATTAGGTCAAAGTCACCAAGGCGATCCATCTTCAGCGATGCTAGAAGTATTAGATCCTGAGCAAAATGAGGCTTTTTATGACAATTATTTGGAAGTTGGTTATGATTTATCGAAAGTACTTTTTATTGCTACAGCAAATAATTTAGGTCAAATTCCTTGGGCTTTGCGTGATAGAATGGAAATTATAAATGTTTCTGGTTATACAATTGAGGAAAAAATAGAAATCGCCAAAAGACATTTATTACCAAAACAATTAAAAGAACACGGTTTAACAACTAAAGATATTAAGTTAGGAAAAAAACAAATTGAACAAATTGTTGAAGGTTACACGCGTGAGTCAGGAGTTCGTGGTTTAGAAAAGAAGATTGCAAAAGTGGTTCGTTTTGCAGCTAAATCTATCGCACTAGAGGAAGAATATGATATCGCTGTATCTTCAGAAAAAATAGAAGATATTTTAGGAACCCCAAGAAATAGAGATAAATTTGAAAATAATGATGTTGCTGGTGTAGTTACAGGTTTAGCATGGACGCAGGTTGGAGGTGATATTTTATTTATAGAATCTATTTTATCAAAAGGAAAAGGAACACTTTCTATTACAGGTAATTTAGGAACTGTAATGAAAGAATCGGCAACAATTGCATTACAATATATAAAATCCAATGCGGAAGAATTTGGTATTAAACCAGAAATTTTAGAAAAGTACAATGTCCATATTCACGTTCCTGAGGGAGCAACACCAAAAGATGGGCCTAGTGCAGGTATCACCATGTTAACCTCTTTAGTCTCCTCTTATACACAACGTAAAATTAAGAATAAATTAGCCATGACTGGCGAAATTACCTTGCGTGGAAAAGTATTACCTGTTGGCGGAATTAAAGAAAAAATATTAGCTGCTAAAAGAGCAAATATTAAGGAAATTATTTTGTGCAAGGACAATGAAAAAGATATTTTAGAAATAAAAGAGAGCTATTTAAAGGGCTTAACTTTTCATTATGTAACCGACATGAAAGAGGTCATAGAATTGGCGCTCACAAAACAAAAAGTAAAAAACGCTAAGAAATTAGTCTAA